A window of Aerococcus urinae contains these coding sequences:
- a CDS encoding TetR/AcrR family transcriptional regulator C-terminal domain-containing protein: MKIKNRITNAFRYLMVEKGFDHIVVEDILKEAGVARSTFYRRFHDKYDVMNYYFVRELAENSSPYEKSLEFYARSVAEYYYIVAKDPLYYQEAFKTVGQNSFSHFIFENFYQWLIKMKQAASGSDYVSTEDLYAFSFASAGCLEMISRWVKEDMRIPMIEITQWELRNAPGAVLEMFQDSDMVSRLYITKEKIQKILNDVQLEVSERPDYLKSK; this comes from the coding sequence ATGAAAATTAAGAATCGAATTACCAATGCTTTTCGTTATTTAATGGTTGAAAAGGGTTTTGATCATATTGTTGTTGAAGATATATTAAAAGAAGCCGGCGTTGCTCGGTCAACTTTTTACCGCCGTTTTCATGATAAGTATGATGTGATGAATTATTATTTTGTCAGAGAATTGGCTGAGAATAGTTCACCCTATGAAAAGAGTTTAGAGTTCTATGCCAGGTCAGTGGCTGAATATTATTATATTGTTGCTAAGGATCCGCTTTATTACCAGGAAGCCTTTAAAACAGTAGGACAAAATTCCTTTTCACATTTCATTTTTGAAAATTTTTATCAGTGGCTAATTAAAATGAAACAAGCAGCCAGTGGCAGTGACTATGTGTCTACTGAAGATCTCTATGCTTTTTCTTTTGCTTCAGCGGGATGTTTGGAGATGATCAGTCGTTGGGTAAAGGAAGATATGCGGATTCCAATGATCGAGATTACTCAATGGGAACTCAGGAATGCGCCTGGGGCGGTTTTAGAAATGTTTCAAGATTCTGACATGGTCAGTCGCCTATACATCACTAAAGAAAAAATTCAAAAGATTTTAAATGATGTTCAGCTAGAAGTCTCTGAACGACCGGACTACCTCAAAAGCAAGTAA
- a CDS encoding mechanosensitive ion channel family protein encodes MHQFLDYLNSDQSDSDLFVKNVLISLGLILIGFLFMKALGWFLPRLFKRDSTAQAFIRVTRLILILLISFFILSIWFTRVELFGVMIIIVVGFAALASKDIIVDLVAYIYIYVRSPLRIGSAIDINGVSGEVVDFDFLQINLAEIGKLTEKRSYTGRYVSVPNRWIFDHAVYNYNHDSPFVVVDVMVPVDFRENTEEVMKITARVAYEQYSKFMDKCDDESLEIFERKMESLGADKKPKIRIEVGNSAYKVFVEFFTSYDAIGQNKMLMQNALYQTFMNKGIEVPIIPVVKVEN; translated from the coding sequence ATGCATCAATTCTTAGATTATTTAAACAGTGACCAATCTGATTCCGATTTATTTGTCAAAAATGTCTTGATTTCTCTAGGACTTATATTAATCGGGTTTTTATTTATGAAAGCCTTGGGATGGTTTTTACCCCGCTTATTTAAACGCGATAGTACAGCGCAGGCCTTTATCCGAGTCACCCGTTTAATCTTGATCCTTTTAATTAGTTTTTTTATTTTAAGTATTTGGTTTACCCGAGTGGAATTATTCGGTGTAATGATTATTATCGTGGTTGGTTTTGCGGCCTTAGCGTCTAAAGACATTATCGTTGACTTGGTTGCTTATATTTATATCTATGTTCGCTCGCCCCTGAGAATAGGTAGTGCAATTGATATTAATGGCGTTTCCGGTGAAGTGGTTGATTTTGATTTTTTACAAATTAACTTGGCTGAGATCGGCAAGTTAACTGAAAAACGCTCTTATACCGGACGCTATGTTTCGGTACCTAACCGTTGGATATTTGACCACGCTGTATATAATTACAATCATGACAGCCCCTTTGTCGTGGTTGATGTCATGGTACCAGTTGATTTCAGAGAAAATACTGAAGAAGTGATGAAAATTACCGCTCGGGTAGCTTATGAACAATACAGTAAGTTTATGGATAAATGCGACGATGAATCCTTAGAAATCTTTGAACGAAAAATGGAGAGTTTAGGAGCAGATAAAAAGCCTAAGATTCGGATCGAGGTAGGAAATAGCGCCTATAAGGTTTTTGTTGAATTCTTTACCAGTTATGATGCTATTGGACAAAATAAGATGTTGATGCAGAACGCTCTTTACCAAACCTTTATGAATAAAGGCATTGAGGTGCCAATTATTCCAGTGGTTAAGGTTGAAAATTAG